In Gigantopelta aegis isolate Gae_Host chromosome 6, Gae_host_genome, whole genome shotgun sequence, the following are encoded in one genomic region:
- the LOC121376262 gene encoding uncharacterized protein LOC121376262: MSTHMMSSVCTVLWRKKTCIIPTVVILVVLLYLLQDGSSVTSFSDAVKAKLPSDIQGAIDNKFRVFFKQGKDKNEDGDEGQVNVNDGHVEDVGVHAGDHEGHANEGDGHAHGGEEHANEGDGHVDEHHHDDVNPEDKDYPKQSSKLEDFDILPMADKIKTWSDDQLAFMFYRYTTRLQYKCMNLARMSVAVNDTWVICKDEPFQPGQRCLVYSFGLTNVTPVEKYLASTMQCEVHYFQPNVEQNQPEYVFGVQVHAFGLASQNGRTEHGWRVRTLNTIIQEMGHQNKTIDILKIDLDKWEWQALPEVVQSGALNHVTQLLLAMHATTEPSPENYRERLIMFEIMYSMNFRIANIFERKETFSTRLHEMMSTEIEILFLRIPVYS, from the exons ATGTCAACTCATATGATGTCTTCTGTTTGCACTGTCCTTTGGAGGAAGAAGACGTGTATCATCCCCACAGTGGTCATTTTGGTTGTTCTTTTGTATCTCCTGCAAGATGGATCGTCAGTGACGTCATTCTCAGACGCCGTAAAAGCCAAACTTCCG TCTGATATTCAAGGAGCCATCGATAATAAATTCCGTGTGTTCTTTAAGCAAGGCAAGGATAAAAATGAAGATGGCGATGAGGGACAGGTGAACGTCAATGACGGGCACGTAGAAGACGTTGGCGTACACGCAGGTGATCACGAGGGGCACGCGAATGAAGGTGACGGCCACGCGCACGGAGGTGAGGAACACGCGAACGAAGGTGACGGACACGTGGATGAACATCACCATGATGACGTCAATCCTGAAGATAAAGATTATCCTAAACAGAGCAGTAAGCTTGAGGACTTCGACATTCTACCAATGGCTGACAAGATAAAGACGTGGAGTGATGACCAACTGGCGTTTATGTTTTACAG ATACACGACACGGCTGCAGTACAAGTGTATGAATTTGGCACGGATGTCGGTTGCTGTCAACGACACGTGGGTGATATGTAAGGACGAACCCTTCCAGCCCGGACAACGCTGCCTCGTCTACTCCTTTGG ACTAACCAATGTCACACCAGTTGAGAAGTATTTGGCATCAACTATGCAGTGTGAAGTTCACTATTTCCAACCCAA TGTTGAACAAAACCAGCCTGAATATGTTTTTGGTGTCCAAGTCCACGCTTTCGGACTGGCTTCTCAGAACGGAAGGACAGAACACGGGTGGCGGGTGCGCACCCTCAACACAATCATTCAGGAAATGGGACACCAAAAC AAAACAATTGACATACTAAAAATAGATTTGGATAAATGGGAGTGGCAAGCGTTACCGGAAGTTGTTCAGAGTGGTGCCCTAAATCACGTGACGCAGCTGCTATTGGCAATGCACGCGACGACAGAACCGTCTCCGGAAAACTACAGGGAACGCTTGATAATGTTTGAGATCATGTACTCCATGAATTTCCGGATTGCCAACATTTTTGAAAGGAAAGAAACATTTTCAACTAGACTACACGAGATGATGTCAACAGAAATAGAGATTTTATTTCTTAGAATTCCCGtatattcataa